In Lewinellaceae bacterium, a single window of DNA contains:
- the hemW gene encoding radical SAM family heme chaperone HemW encodes MPGIYLHIPFCKQACHYCNFHFSTSLKHKAEMVEAMLRELSLRKDYLADKELDSIYFGGGTPSLLTEGELMRFFEKIEKHFTIKPGAEITLEANPDDLTKEKIAALRRTPVNRLSIGIQSFFEEDLRFFNRAHDAREARACLEEALAAGFGNLTIDLIYGSPTTSDAHWEENLSIAFGYKIPHISCYALTVEERTALNHFIKAGKAPAVDEEQAARQFELLVAAMQEQGYIQYEISNFAQPGRFAVHNSSYWKGEPYLGLGPSAHSYNGESRQWNVANNAKYLREVTSQEMSFFEIERLSPADRYNEYAMTGLRTIWGVELGRLRQMGAEYERHFLQHIRPYLESGQAEREGETVRLTNAGKFLADGIAAAVFIS; translated from the coding sequence ATGCCAGGCATCTACCTCCACATCCCCTTCTGCAAACAAGCTTGCCACTACTGCAACTTCCACTTCTCCACCTCGCTGAAGCACAAAGCGGAGATGGTGGAGGCCATGCTGCGGGAGCTGTCCCTGCGGAAGGATTATCTGGCCGACAAGGAGCTGGACAGCATCTATTTCGGCGGCGGCACGCCCAGCCTTTTAACCGAAGGCGAGCTGATGCGTTTTTTCGAAAAGATCGAAAAACACTTCACCATCAAACCGGGCGCCGAGATCACGCTGGAAGCCAATCCCGACGACCTGACAAAGGAAAAAATCGCCGCCCTGCGCCGCACGCCAGTCAACCGGCTGAGCATTGGCATACAATCTTTTTTCGAAGAAGACCTCCGCTTTTTCAACCGCGCCCACGACGCCCGCGAGGCCCGAGCCTGCCTGGAGGAGGCTCTCGCCGCCGGATTTGGCAACCTGACCATCGACCTCATCTACGGCTCCCCCACTACCAGCGACGCCCACTGGGAGGAAAACCTGAGCATTGCTTTCGGTTATAAAATCCCCCACATTTCCTGTTATGCCCTGACCGTGGAGGAGCGCACCGCCCTGAACCACTTCATCAAAGCGGGCAAAGCACCCGCCGTAGACGAGGAGCAGGCCGCCCGCCAGTTTGAACTGCTGGTGGCCGCTATGCAGGAACAGGGATACATTCAGTACGAAATCTCCAACTTTGCCCAACCGGGGCGATTTGCCGTGCACAATTCCAGCTACTGGAAAGGCGAGCCCTACCTGGGGCTGGGCCCGTCGGCGCACAGCTACAACGGCGAGAGCCGGCAGTGGAACGTGGCGAATAATGCGAAGTACCTGCGTGAGGTGACATCTCAGGAAATGTCTTTTTTCGAGATAGAGCGCCTCTCCCCCGCCGACCGCTACAACGAGTACGCCATGACCGGCCTGCGCACCATCTGGGGCGTCGAGCTGGGCCGCCTGCGGCAGATGGGAGCGGAGTATGAGCGCCATTTCCTGCAACACATCCGGCCTTATCTCGAAAGCGGGCAGGCGGAACGGGAGGGAGAGACAGTGCGTTTGACGAATGCGGGGAAATTTTTGGCGGATGGGATAGCGGCAGCGGTGTTTATTTCCTGA
- a CDS encoding glycoside hydrolase family 92 protein, producing the protein MKVAPILIGFAGMFLLQACSVEKPASPDQDFAQYVNPFIGTGGHGHTFPGATLPFGMVQLSPDTRLEGWDGCSGYHYTDTILYGFSHTHLSGTGVPDYCDILLMPTTGPVRLNNGADGRPGYRSAFDKSSEEASPGYYAVKLEDYPIRAELTATERSGFHRYTFENIDTANLIVDLLHRDELLQGTMRQAGDTEIEGFRISRSWAQEQRVYFVAQFSKPILDIADTIAAGIALPIQPVEEEGQRIKAAFRFDVSDGAPLLVKVGISAVSAASARRNLDAEIPHWDFDKTKEEAREKWNRQLSKIAIQTQDADVKTIFYTALYHASIAPNLFTDVDKTYRGLDRKVHQAEGHAQYTVFSLWDTYRAAHPLYTITEPARTQDFINSFLNHYEQSGELPVWELAGNETYCMIGYHSASVIADAYLKGIRGFDEKQALEAMVATANKSNFGKPAYRSLGFIPSEQEPESVSKTLEYAYDDWCIAQMAKAMGEPRLYETFLQRAQSYKNLFDPSTGFMRARNRHFWVSPFDPAEVNHHFTEANAWQYSFYAPQDIDGWMSLLGGREKAQEKLDALFTASPETTGRDQADITGLIGQYAHGNEPSHHIAYLYSYLGQPWKTQERVQEILSTQYANAPDGLSGNEDCGQMSAWYVLSALGFYPVTPGSGRYIIGSPIVEKASIPLPDGNSFRIVVKNGGPEAPYIQSAKLNGQPYSQAFIRHEDILAGGALEFEMGNVPNKNWGTGEGNFPRSSIHEHLIVPSPAVSKGKRAFFGQDTIELNSALADAAIYFTVDGTEPSPQSGSLYQKPVVIGNSATLKAIAHHPELGASKTITAQFFKIPSERTIRLGTDYAPQYAAGGADALIDFIEGGQDYRTGEWQGYEGVNLEAVIDLGKEAFVDSLAVNFLQDENSWIFMPLRVEFFTSSDGKSFRPAGTVESPVAPEQQGTLIHTFKAAPKTKARFVKVLGVNRGQCPPWHKGAGGKSWIFADEIRIREAG; encoded by the coding sequence ATGAAGGTTGCCCCTATACTCATTGGCTTTGCCGGTATGTTCCTGTTGCAAGCCTGTTCCGTTGAAAAACCGGCCTCCCCGGATCAGGATTTCGCTCAATACGTCAACCCCTTCATCGGCACAGGCGGCCACGGCCACACCTTCCCCGGCGCCACCCTGCCTTTCGGCATGGTGCAGCTCAGCCCCGATACCCGGCTCGAAGGCTGGGACGGCTGCTCAGGCTATCATTATACCGACACGATCCTCTACGGCTTTAGCCATACGCACCTCAGCGGCACCGGGGTGCCCGACTACTGCGACATCCTGCTGATGCCCACCACCGGGCCGGTACGCCTCAACAACGGCGCCGACGGCCGGCCGGGCTACCGCTCGGCTTTCGACAAAAGCTCGGAGGAAGCCAGCCCAGGCTACTATGCGGTAAAGCTGGAGGATTACCCTATCCGGGCAGAACTTACGGCGACGGAACGCAGCGGCTTCCATCGGTATACTTTTGAGAATATCGATACCGCCAACCTCATCGTCGACCTGTTGCACCGCGATGAGCTGCTGCAGGGCACGATGCGGCAAGCCGGCGACACCGAGATCGAAGGGTTTCGCATCTCCCGGTCCTGGGCGCAAGAGCAGCGGGTGTACTTTGTCGCTCAGTTTTCCAAACCCATACTCGACATTGCAGATACAATTGCCGCCGGCATCGCCTTGCCGATACAGCCTGTGGAGGAAGAGGGGCAAAGAATAAAAGCCGCTTTTCGGTTCGACGTTTCAGATGGCGCCCCCCTGCTGGTAAAGGTGGGCATCTCGGCGGTAAGCGCGGCAAGTGCCCGCCGCAACCTGGACGCGGAAATACCGCATTGGGATTTTGATAAAACCAAAGAGGAAGCCCGGGAGAAGTGGAACCGCCAACTTTCTAAAATTGCCATCCAAACGCAGGATGCAGACGTGAAAACCATCTTCTACACGGCGCTTTATCATGCCTCCATCGCTCCCAACCTGTTCACGGATGTGGATAAAACCTACCGTGGCCTCGACCGCAAAGTCCATCAGGCCGAAGGCCATGCCCAGTACACCGTTTTCTCCCTGTGGGATACCTACCGGGCCGCCCACCCCCTGTACACCATCACCGAGCCGGCGCGCACGCAGGATTTCATCAACTCCTTCCTGAACCATTACGAGCAAAGCGGCGAGTTGCCGGTCTGGGAACTGGCGGGCAACGAGACCTACTGCATGATCGGGTACCACTCCGCTTCGGTCATTGCCGATGCTTACCTGAAGGGCATCCGGGGTTTTGACGAAAAGCAGGCCCTGGAGGCGATGGTGGCGACGGCAAACAAAAGCAACTTTGGCAAACCCGCTTACCGCAGCCTGGGCTTCATTCCCTCCGAACAGGAACCGGAATCGGTTTCCAAAACCCTGGAATATGCCTATGACGATTGGTGTATCGCCCAAATGGCCAAAGCAATGGGCGAGCCTCGGCTATACGAAACGTTCCTTCAGCGAGCCCAGTCCTACAAAAACCTGTTCGACCCAAGTACCGGCTTTATGCGGGCCAGGAACCGGCATTTTTGGGTGTCTCCTTTCGACCCGGCGGAGGTCAACCACCACTTCACCGAAGCCAATGCCTGGCAGTATAGCTTTTATGCGCCCCAGGACATTGATGGCTGGATGAGCCTGCTCGGCGGCCGGGAAAAGGCACAGGAGAAACTGGACGCCCTCTTCACCGCAAGCCCGGAAACGACCGGCCGCGACCAGGCAGATATTACCGGCCTGATCGGGCAGTACGCCCACGGCAATGAGCCGAGCCACCATATTGCCTACCTGTACAGCTACCTGGGCCAGCCCTGGAAAACCCAGGAGCGGGTGCAGGAAATCCTTTCCACCCAATACGCCAACGCTCCCGACGGGCTTTCCGGCAATGAGGACTGCGGCCAGATGTCGGCCTGGTATGTGCTGAGCGCGCTGGGTTTTTATCCGGTAACGCCGGGCAGCGGGCGCTACATTATCGGATCTCCGATCGTGGAAAAGGCCAGCATCCCTTTGCCTGATGGAAACAGCTTCCGGATTGTGGTAAAAAACGGAGGCCCGGAAGCGCCTTACATTCAGTCGGCAAAGCTCAACGGACAGCCCTATTCCCAAGCTTTTATCCGCCATGAGGATATTCTGGCCGGAGGGGCTCTGGAGTTCGAAATGGGCAATGTTCCGAATAAGAACTGGGGTACCGGCGAAGGAAACTTCCCCCGTAGTTCTATACATGAGCACCTGATCGTTCCTTCCCCGGCTGTCAGTAAAGGCAAAAGAGCTTTTTTCGGGCAGGATACCATTGAACTGAATTCCGCTCTGGCCGATGCCGCTATTTACTTTACGGTGGATGGGACGGAGCCTTCTCCCCAGTCAGGGAGCCTCTATCAGAAGCCTGTAGTTATCGGGAACAGCGCTACTCTGAAAGCCATTGCCCACCATCCGGAATTGGGCGCCAGCAAAACCATCACGGCTCAATTTTTCAAAATACCTTCTGAAAGAACCATCCGCCTGGGCACAGATTATGCCCCGCAATACGCCGCCGGAGGAGCCGACGCTTTGATCGATTTCATCGAGGGCGGGCAGGACTACCGCACCGGCGAATGGCAGGGCTACGAAGGCGTCAACCTGGAAGCGGTGATCGACCTGGGCAAGGAAGCATTTGTCGATTCTTTGGCCGTCAATTTCCTGCAGGACGAAAATTCCTGGATTTTTATGCCCCTGCGGGTGGAGTTTTTCACTTCTTCAGATGGGAAAAGCTTCCGGCCGGCCGGCACGGTGGAGAGCCCGGTGGCTCCCGAGCAGCAAGGCACCCTTATCCATACCTTCAAAGCAGCGCCCAAAACGAAAGCCCGCTTCGTAAAGGTTCTCGGCGTCAACCGCGGCCAGTGCCCCCCCTGGCACAAAGGCGCGGGTGGAAAAAGCTGGATATTTGCCGATGAGATTCGCATCCGGGAGGCCGGGTGA
- a CDS encoding four helix bundle protein produces MAWGSFEELEVYKKCRKLRQEVSRIVKAHFPPKEKYLLAAQVLDSSRSVTSNIAEGHGRFHYQENVQLPPSPST; encoded by the coding sequence ATGGCGTGGGGAAGTTTTGAAGAGCTAGAAGTTTATAAAAAATGCCGGAAGCTGCGGCAGGAGGTTTCAAGGATTGTTAAGGCACATTTTCCTCCTAAAGAAAAGTATTTGCTGGCCGCACAGGTACTTGATTCATCCAGGTCAGTTACATCCAATATCGCAGAGGGACATGGCCGGTTCCACTATCAGGAAAACGTGCAGCTCCCGCCAAGCCCATCAACCTAA